Within the Flavobacterium sp. N502536 genome, the region AAGAAAATGCGGATCGATCTGGTTTTTTAAACTTTCAAATTTAGCATTTGCCGTTCCTGCAATAATCTTTTGTTGGGTTACTTCAAATTTGGATGCCTGTTTCCATTTTACCATAAAACTTCGTGCCTGCATGAAAGTGGATACTCCTAAAGACAAAATCACGTAGAAAAGATGTGCCCAAATCATTCTTTCGCTAAAAAACTGATCCGGCGGAAGATGCTGAACAAATACACATACTATATAATTGATTCCCAAAACTACAGGAACGGTATAGAGTACGGTGATCAAAATTCCGTAATACACTCTTAGGTTCGTTTGTTCGAGCCAATCCCATTTTTTGTCTAAAAGAACGTTGATAAATCCATTGCCAAAGCCCAGTCCGAAAGAATAAAGGCAGCTTATTCCAAAAGTAAACAGTACATTTTTTACGTTTAAATCGGTGCCTAAAAAAGCGCAGAACAAAACGGTAAAGACCATAGAAATCTTGAAACACATGATGGTTCCACTTTTTAATTCAGCAAACGAGTTTCTATGATCTTTCATTCTATACTATTGGTATTAAATTATTTTTTACAATTTTTCTGAGTTTCCAAAGCTCTTTCTAATCCCCATTTTGGAGAAAAAGGTGTCGCCGGTTTAAAAGTAGCAAAAAGTTCGACAGCTTTATCCACTTGTGCACATAACGGTTTAGTATCCGCACCTGACCATTTTGCTCCTCCGATTTCATAATCAGCCTCACCAAAAACAATTCTCGGGTTATTTGGATCGATCGCTTTTCCTTTAGCATAAGCTTCCATCACTTTAGCCGAATATTTCATTCCGTTTGTCATTGGATCAGCGACTACCCAGGCGGTATAAATCAAAGCCTGCATCGCATACAATTCGGCATTATTTTGGTCTTTGATCAATTCGGTATCGAGTGCATCCTGTGCTTTGGTCAGTAATAAATCAATTTTTGTTTTGTCTTTTTCAGAAAACGCAGCTGTAGTGTTGATTAAGGCTACATAATAATTAGGCAAATAACTTGTTTTTTCTGCCGCAGCAATTCTTTCAAACATAGCCGAAGCTTCAGTATTCTTTCCTTCTTTCCAAAGCCCGAAAGCTTTTCCCATTCCTTGTTCAAACTGTGTTTGCGCAGATATTAAACTGCAAACAAATAAGGTAATAATTGTAATAATCTTGGTCATGATTTCTTGTTTTTAAAGTTGTTACTATTTTGTGATTTTAAAATTCTAAATTTTATTGATGATTAAAACTCTCTTTTTTTTTTCAGGTTCTGAGGTTCTGAGGCTCTGAGTGACAAAGGTTCAAAGTTTTGATTTTCTTATTCTTAACCTCTATTTCTGTGTTCCTTTTAATTTACTCTTCAAAAGTATATCGGATTTTATTCTTTTAAAATTAAATGATACCGAGTTGTTGATTTTGGTGACTGAATTGTTTTTTCTGAGGTTCAAAGGGGCAAAGCTACAAAGGTGCAAAGATTCCATACCTGAATAAATTATTTCTTGTATTAACCTATTATGTACTTCAATTTTCAAAACCTTTGAACCTCTGCGCCTTTGAACCTTTGTAACTCTGCAGCTTTAAAGATTCTTCAACTGATTCTCATTTTTATTCTGGCTGATGGTCCAGAAGAAACCAACGAAGAAAAAGCGGTCAGCAGTTGGTATCACGGCTTGTCTGTTGTAAACTCCGTTTGTATCGGGGTTTCTTGCGTAATCGTATCCGAAGACATTTTGAGTTCCTAATAGGTTTGAAACTGAGAAATACAGAATCTTTTGTGTGGTTAACAAATAAGCCCAATTGAAACTCAAACTGTTATACGCTTTTGTCTTTCCGTTCATGAATTGGGTCTGATTTGGGTCGTTGTACGGACGTCCTGAGCTGAAACTGTTGGTAAAACCAATCTGAGATTTCCAATCGGTAATAAAATATTTCGTCACGACTGACAAACTATGATTGGCAACAAAACTTGGAGTTGTCATAGTTGGAAAATTCTTGTATTGTCGCTCTGAATCGATATAAGAATAAGAAATCCAATACTCCAGGTTTTTATGCAAATTGCTGTCTCTCCAAAACAAATCCAATCCTTTGGCATATCCTGAACCGTTATTATTGAAGGCTGAATTGTACTGAATATCTCTTGTATCGTACTGCACTAAATTGCTGTAATCTTTATAATAGGCCTCAGCTCTAAAAGTCTGTCCCGGTTTGGTAAACTGATAATTTAAAATATAATGTCTTGCCTTTTCGCTTTCAAACTGGTGGTATTTTGAGTATTTAATATAATCGACCACCGGCGTTTGTGTAAAATCTCCATAGGCAAATGAAAACTGACTGTTTTTTGAAACTTTATAGGCAATAGAAGCTCTTGGAGCAATATTGGTTTCGTTTAACAAACTATTATTCGAAAGTCTGAAACCAACTTTTGCGGCCAGTTTTTTCGAGAATAAAATGTCCCCTTCTGTGTAAAAAGCCGCAATGTTTGAATCGTAACCGTTTGCCGTTTTGATAGCAATATTATCGGTATAATTTTCATTAAATTTTGTAATAAAATAATCCGCTCCGAAAGACAATTTAAAATAATTCGAGATATTTTTTCTCAGTTTCAATTTAAGCTGTGCCGCATTCTCATTGTTGTCTACATCATTAATATCAAACTTGATTTTGTTCTTGCTGTAACCGTAACTAACCCCTGATGTCAATTGCCAACCCGTTCCAAAATCTCCTTTATAAGAGGCGTTCAGGTAAAAGTTATTATTGTCTAAATCCGTTCTAATTGGATCAACAAAATTGACATTTTTTTGGTTCAGATCGAATTTTTCGGCATCAAAAGCAGCATACAATTTAAAAATTCCTCTCTCAAAATGATAGCGATAAACGGCTTCTCCTCCCAACGACTGATACGGATTGTTCCAATCTACATTTTGTGGAATCACCGCCTGATAAGGAGCCAGGTTAATATAATTGGTATTGATACTGAACGAGCTTTTTTTCCATTTTTGCGTATTTCCTACTCCTAAACCTACGGTCATTAAAGCAATATCGGTTTTATTCTGGTCCGGCTCGTCCTGTGTGTTCAACAACAAAACACTTGACAACGCTTCGCCGTACTCGGCTGAATATCCTCCGGTGGAGAAAGCAATTCCGCTAAACAAAAAAGGAGAGAATCTGCTACGGGTTGGCAAATTATTGGTTGTTGCCCCATAAGGTTGTGCGACACGAAGCCCGTCTACAAAAGTTTGTGTTTCGCTTGCTTCACCCCCACGAACAAATAAACGTCCGTCTTCACCAACCGTTTGTGTTCCCGGTAAAGTTTGCAGTGCTGCAATAATATTTCCGGCCGATCCTGCAGTGGTTACAATATCTAAAGGTTTTAAAACCGAAACCCTTGCTTTATCACCCGATTCTAATGTTCCGGCAGTAATCACTACCGCATCAAGAGCATTTACATTTTCTCTAAGTTTTACGATTTGATCTTTATAATTGGCTACATCTATTTCCTGTTTAAAAGTTTCAAAAAGCAAAAAACTCACTACTAAAAATTTATTTCCTTTTTCACTGGTTTCAAACGAAAAGTTACCCGTTTCAGAACTAGTAGCGCCGTCGTAAGTTCCGTCTATATAAATATTAGCGCCCTGAACCGGCTTTCCCTTTTGATCAACAACTTTTCCTGAAATAGTATTCTGGGCAAAAGAAAAAGTACTTAGTAATAATAAAATAAAAGTAATTTTGGTTTTCATGGTATTTATTAGTTTTTGATGAAGCAAATGTATTTTAACATTTCTTGTTAAAAAATATTAAATAACCCAATTGTAGAATTTTAAGGATGAGTTGTAAATTACTTATTTGTATCTTAGCTAGTGTCTTTTAAAAGTGATCAATTATGTCAGAAAGCAAAAGAATTTCAAATCTGTATCAGTCCATCTATAATGGAAATCCCTGGTTAGAAGTTAATCTGGTTCATACGTTGCAAAACGTAAGTGCCGACCAGGCCTACAAAAAAGTCAACCCCAATTTAAATACGATTTGGGAAATTGTCAATCATCTAATTCAATGGCGAAGAAACATTTTAAGACGTGTTCAGGGAGAAACCATTATAACGCCCGATCACAATTATTTTGTGCCCGTTTTAGATTCATCCGAAGCAGCTTGGGAACAGTCACTTCAGAGTCTGGGGAAATCACAGGAATTGTGGCATGCTTTTTTTGAAGATTTTCAGGATGCCGACTTAGAAAAAATATACCTCAATAATAATCATACGTACTATGAGCATATACACGGAATTATTCAGCACGATGTGTATCATCTGGGGCAGATTGTTATTTTGAAGAAACTACTTTAAAACAAATTATGATATGAAAAAAATGTTTTCATTTTTCGCTTTACTGCTATTCGGTACAATTGGGTTCGCTCAGGAAACAGAAAGCAAATTCGACGAAAATTTAGCAAAATCACTCCATGCAGACGAGTACGGAATGAAAAAATATGTATTTTGCCTTTTAAAATCGGGATCGAATACTACGGCTACCAAAGAAGAAAGTAAAAAGCTGTTTGAAGGCCATATGGCCAACATCGGGAAACTGGCCAAGGAAGGTAAATTGGTTGTCGCCGGACCTTTTATGAAAAATGACCGAAATTACAGGGGAATTTACATTTTTAATGTCGTAACTGTCGAGGAAGCAAAAGCCCTCGTTGCAACAGATCCGGCCATACAGGCGAATTTACTGGAGGCCGAACTAACGCCTTGGTACGCCACAGCTGCTTTACAGGAAACCTTAAAAATTCACGAAAAAATTGCCAAAACAAAAATATAAGCCCATTTTATGAAAACAGAAAAAGAGAAAATGATAGCGGGAGACTATTATGCTGCAGGAGATCCTCTCTTAGTAAAAGAACGTCGAAAAGCCAAAAATTTATTGCATCGATTGAACGTAACGGAATATCGCTTAACCAAAAAAGCCAAAGAAATTTTAGCGGAGCTCATTCCAAACACCGGCAAAAGTTTTTATATCGAACCTCCTTTTCATTGTGATTATGGCTACAATATTTCATGCGGAGACAACGTTTATTTTAATGTAAACTGTGTCGTTCTGGATTGCGCACCGGTAAACATTGGATCAAATGTATTTTTTGCGCCAAACGTTCAAATTTACACGGCAACACATCCGCTTGAAGCCGAACTTAGAAAAACACTCGAAAATGCATTGCCCATTACTATAGGTGACGATTGCTGGATAGGCGGAAATTCTGTAATCTGTCCAGGCGTAACCATCGGCAAAGGCTGTGTGGTTGGAGCAGGTTCGGTAGTCACCAAAGACATCCCGGACAACTCTCTGGCTGTTGGAAATCCGGCAAAAGTTATTCGAAAATTAAATCAGGAACCCCAATAAAAAAACAATGCTTACCTTAAATAAAGTTCATCATATTGCCATTTTATGTTCAGATTACCAAAAGTCTAAAACATTCTATACCGAAGTCTTAGGTTTGACCATTATTCGGGAAATCTATCGCGAAGAACGCCAGTCTTACAAACTCGATTTGGCTTTGAATGGCACGTATGTAGTCGAATTATTCTCATTCCCCAATCCGCCAAAACGTCCTTCAAGACCCGAAGCTGTGGGCTTGCGTCATTTGGCTTTCGAAGTCATTAACTTAGAAGAAACCATCGCTTTTTTAAACACCAAAAATATCGAATCCGAGCCGATCCGAATTGACGAAATTACCGAAAAACGATTCACTTTTATAGCCGATCCGGACGAACTGCCCATTGAGTTTTACGAACGATAATTCAAAAAACACTAAGAGAATTCCTCTAAATCAGCAACTTTAACACAATATAAGGAGTGATTTATATGAAAAAACGAATTTGATTGGCTAATTTTGTAATCCGCGTGAAAAAATGCGATTTCAAAAACCAACGTCTGATGAACAAAACGGCTAGAATCAAAAAAAATCATCAATTTATTGTCCTTCAAAAATTAGTTATTGTTTCGGTATTAAT harbors:
- a CDS encoding DinB family protein translates to MSESKRISNLYQSIYNGNPWLEVNLVHTLQNVSADQAYKKVNPNLNTIWEIVNHLIQWRRNILRRVQGETIITPDHNYFVPVLDSSEAAWEQSLQSLGKSQELWHAFFEDFQDADLEKIYLNNNHTYYEHIHGIIQHDVYHLGQIVILKKLL
- a CDS encoding sugar O-acetyltransferase, with the translated sequence MKTEKEKMIAGDYYAAGDPLLVKERRKAKNLLHRLNVTEYRLTKKAKEILAELIPNTGKSFYIEPPFHCDYGYNISCGDNVYFNVNCVVLDCAPVNIGSNVFFAPNVQIYTATHPLEAELRKTLENALPITIGDDCWIGGNSVICPGVTIGKGCVVGAGSVVTKDIPDNSLAVGNPAKVIRKLNQEPQ
- a CDS encoding YciI family protein translates to MKKMFSFFALLLFGTIGFAQETESKFDENLAKSLHADEYGMKKYVFCLLKSGSNTTATKEESKKLFEGHMANIGKLAKEGKLVVAGPFMKNDRNYRGIYIFNVVTVEEAKALVATDPAIQANLLEAELTPWYATAALQETLKIHEKIAKTKI
- a CDS encoding TonB-dependent receptor, producing MKTKITFILLLLSTFSFAQNTISGKVVDQKGKPVQGANIYIDGTYDGATSSETGNFSFETSEKGNKFLVVSFLLFETFKQEIDVANYKDQIVKLRENVNALDAVVITAGTLESGDKARVSVLKPLDIVTTAGSAGNIIAALQTLPGTQTVGEDGRLFVRGGEASETQTFVDGLRVAQPYGATTNNLPTRSRFSPFLFSGIAFSTGGYSAEYGEALSSVLLLNTQDEPDQNKTDIALMTVGLGVGNTQKWKKSSFSINTNYINLAPYQAVIPQNVDWNNPYQSLGGEAVYRYHFERGIFKLYAAFDAEKFDLNQKNVNFVDPIRTDLDNNNFYLNASYKGDFGTGWQLTSGVSYGYSKNKIKFDINDVDNNENAAQLKLKLRKNISNYFKLSFGADYFITKFNENYTDNIAIKTANGYDSNIAAFYTEGDILFSKKLAAKVGFRLSNNSLLNETNIAPRASIAYKVSKNSQFSFAYGDFTQTPVVDYIKYSKYHQFESEKARHYILNYQFTKPGQTFRAEAYYKDYSNLVQYDTRDIQYNSAFNNNGSGYAKGLDLFWRDSNLHKNLEYWISYSYIDSERQYKNFPTMTTPSFVANHSLSVVTKYFITDWKSQIGFTNSFSSGRPYNDPNQTQFMNGKTKAYNSLSFNWAYLLTTQKILYFSVSNLLGTQNVFGYDYARNPDTNGVYNRQAVIPTADRFFFVGFFWTISQNKNENQLKNL
- a CDS encoding VOC family protein, yielding MLTLNKVHHIAILCSDYQKSKTFYTEVLGLTIIREIYREERQSYKLDLALNGTYVVELFSFPNPPKRPSRPEAVGLRHLAFEVINLEETIAFLNTKNIESEPIRIDEITEKRFTFIADPDELPIEFYER